The Geoalkalibacter subterraneus genome contains the following window.
CGGCCGTGCTGGAGATCACTCAGATCGGCAAGATCTGCCATGAGCGCTGTGCCATTTATTATCAGGCCGGCGACTGCGTCATGCCCAAGGAGGGCATTTTTGCGGTCGTCCGCGAGGGGGGAGAGATCGCACGGCAGGATCGGGTGAAAGTAATCAAGATCGGTGACGGCACCACGGAGGCTGTCTCCTGATGACTGCTTTTCGCATCGCAATCCTGACTCTGTCCGACAAAGGCGCCCGTGGCGAGCGCGAGGATGAGAGCGGTCGTATCCTGCACCAGATGTCGGCCTCTCTCGGGACGGTCGATCATTATGAGATCATTGCCGATGAAGCGGATCTTATCACGGCACGGCTGATGGAGTGGTGTGATTGCGGAGAGCTCGACCTGATCCTGACCACCGGCGGGACCGGTGTTTCTCCCCGTGATGTGACGCCACAGGCGACACAGCAGGTTCTTGATTATGAAATTCCCGGCATGGCCGAAGCCATGCGCGCCGCCAGCCTGGCCAAGACCCCGCATGCCATGCTCTCACGCGCCCTTGTCGGGGTCCGCGGACAGACTTTGATTGTCAATCTACCTGGAAGTCCAAAGGCGGTGCGGGAAAATTTCGAGGTGATTCTACCGGCACTGCCTCATGCACTGGCCAAACTCAAGGGTGATCCGTCCGATTGTGCCCAGTGAAGCCAAGAGATCGATTTTTCCCAAATAAGTGGTGGTAATTATGCCCAAGAAGATCCTTTTTGCGGTTTCCGATCCTCACAAACTTGGTCTGTCCCGCGGTTTTTACCGTCGCGATGAATTCAAAACCACCCTTTGCAGCGATAGCCGCGAAGCCTATGCCATCATTGAAGAAGATGCGCCGGATCTTGCCGTAATAGAGGTTAATCTCCCTCCGTGGGGGGGCGATTCCTGCTGCCGCCGTGTCAAAAATGATTTTTTACTGCAGCGAACCCGAATCATTCTGCTTGCGCCGCCGAAAATAGAGGATGAAGAGCGCTGCCGTGACAGTGGCGCCGATGCGATTCTGCCGCTGACCACCGCGCCCGATCCACTGCTGGCAACGGTTCGCAGGCTCCTGGGGCTTCCCGACCCGGGGCGTCTGGCTCCGCGCGCTTCCATCGAACTTAAAATCCGCTTTCGCCACCTTCCCCATGGTGATTTCTGTCAGGGGATCACTGTTAACCTCGGAACGGGAGGGTTGTTTCTGCAAGCGGAAGCACTTTATCCCCGCGACAGCCTCATTGAGCTTGTTTTCCCAGACCTGGGAAAACATCAGGGCAAGCAGGCAACCTTTACGGCCCGTGTGGCCTGGGTCAATCATCCCGAATGGGTTCTGAAACCTGAGCTTCCTGTGGGTATGGGGTGTGAGTTCATCGACCTGTCCCTGGCGGAAATGACGCAGCTTGAAAGGTTTGTTTCCCGCCATCTGTCCGAGACAACCAGCGCCACCTGACTGGATCTGTGTTTCTTTTGCAGAAGCCGGTACCTCAACCTCTTTGAGTCGATTATTTTCTGGTACAGTCCTCCTTTCTTCGCTCACTCTTTTTAGCCCGCCCTTGATTATCGGTTGTCAGCGGTGTCGCTGTCCACGCCAATGCCACTTGGTCGTCAATACATGTAAGATGCTGAAACTTAATGATTTAAAGCTGTTCCTCCTTTGTTTTCACAGTTCCTGTGGATAGCACTGTGAAAAAATTCAGGACAGTCGTGGCCAACGCCCCCGGAACGAGACATTCAGCTTTTTGCCTAAAAAATGTGCAGCGATGCTAGGCTTCATTTCTACCGAGTCTATGGAGTAAGAGCATAAGGTTTGAATTGACTGAAAAACAAAATCCGTGTTATCAAAAATTCTCTTTAAATATCAGTTTTTTACATTGTTTAACATTTTTTTGGGCACCCCAAAAATTTAGTACTGTTTAAAAAATGGAGGTTTCAATATGGCACAATCTCTCGCTTTCACTATGGGCTCCCTGCTTGCCGATATCGCCCGCCGTTTCCCCGAGCATGACGCCCTGGTTTATCCTGATCGCGGTCTGCGTTTGACTTATCGCGAATTCGACGCATTGACCGATCGTGTCGCTAAGGGCCTTCTTCGCATGGGGATCCAGAAAGGAGATCATGTCGCCATCTGGGCCACGAATGTCCCCCAATGGGTGATTCTGCAGTTTGCCACGGCCAAAATCGGTTCAGTACTGGTCACGGTCAATACCAACTATAAGTCGGCCGAGTTGGAATATGTGCTCAACCAGTCGGATGCCAAGGCGCTGTTTCTGGGGGAGGGCTTCAAGGATACCGATTATGTGGAAACTCTCTATACGGTGGTTCCTGAACTCAAGGGAACCGCTGCAGGTGCGTTGGAAAGTGCGAAACTGCCCTTTCTGAAACACGCCGTTTTCCTGGGGGAAGGGACTCCCGACGGCATGCTGGCATATAATGAGCTGGAAAACATGGGTCGCGATATCTCTGACGATGAACTCGATGCAGTCAAGAACAGCCTTGACCGCTTCGAAGTCATCAATATGCAGTACACCTCGGGAACCACAGGGTTTCCCAAGGGAGTGATGCTGACCCACGACAACATCATCAACAACGGCTTCCAGATCGGCGAGTGCATGAAGTTCACCGAAAACGACCGACTCTGCATCCCCGTGCCGTTTTTCCACTGCTTCGGCTGCGTGCTTGCAGTTATGGCCTGTGTCACCCATGGAACGGCTATGGTGCCGGTGGAGACGTTCAACCCTGAACAAGTTCTGAAAACCATCGAGGCTGAAAAATGTACTGCCGTCCACGGTGTCCCGACCATGTTTATCGCCGAGCTTGAGCATCCCAACTTCAGGAATTACGATCTTTCCACCCTGCGTACCGGAATCATGGCCGGCAGCCCCTGTCCCATTGAAGTTATGAAGCGTGTGATTCGCGACATGAACGCAAACGAGATCACCATCGCCTACGGCCAGACCGAATCTTCACCGGTGATCACCCAGACCCGTACCGACGATCCGATAGAACTGCGGGTGGCCACCGTCGGGCGCGCCCTGCCCAATGTCGAAGTCAAGATCGTCGATATCGAGACCGGCGAGTCTCTGCCGCCCGGTAAGCAGGGCGAACTCTGCACCCGCGGCTACCATGTGATGAAAGGGTACTACAAGATGCCCGAAGAGACCGCGCGCGCCATCGATGACGAAAACTGGCTGCACACCGGCGATCTTGCGGTCATGGATGAAAACGGCTATTGTAAAATCACCGGGCGCATTAAGAATATGATCATTCGCGGTGGGGAAAACATCTATCCGCGCGAGATCGAGGAATTTCTCTACACGCATCCGAAAATCAGCGATGTCCAGGTTTACGGCGTACCGGATCGCAAGTATGGAGAGCAGGTGATGGCGGCGGTCAAAATCAAGGACAATGTCGAGTGCAGCGAAGACGAGATCCGCGATTTCTGCCGGGGACGTATCGCCAACTACAAAATACCGACCTATGTGAAATTCGTCGATGAATATCCCATGACCGCCAGCGGCAAGATTCAGAAATTCAAATTGCGTGAAATGGCGATCAAGGAATTGCAGCTTGAGGACCTCGAATCGGCCTCAACGGGCTGAGTTACGTATCTTTGAATATATCTATTCACCTCGCGGGGTCGTCACTCCTTTGTCATGGGAGTGACGACCCCATGCTGAACATTTACCCTTAAGTGGTACGAAGCCAAATCTCCAGATTTTAACTGATGGGATGATACAGCATGATTTCAAAGCGCAATAATGCAATTCACCAGCGAGTGCGCGAAGCGTTGAAAGCGCAGTCGCCGCTGCCGCTGGAGGAGATCATCGCACTGCGTAAGAAGAGCCGACAGGCTGTCAAACTTTTTAAGGCCACCTTCTGGGTGGCCATTATTCTCTTCAACCTGGTTCTCTGGGTGCCGCTGCCTTTTGCCCTGAGTACAACAGCGCTGGTGACAATCTGTGCGATCTGCCTGTTTGTGGCTTTTGTGCCGCCGATCTTCGGCATCCGTGAACACCAGCGCCGCCTGGATCTTTTGCAGGAATCTTCTGCCGGACCTAAACGGTCGCTGGTTGGTTCCGCTGGCAAGACCTATCTCGAGAAGGTCAAGGAAGAGGGGCGCCTGCTGGTCAAGGCCGAGGTGGAAATTCTGGAAGAACGTCAACCGGCCGGCGCATCGGAGTCGAATTGAGGTACCTGGGCAGCGATAATTCCCGTTTCATGAGGGCGTTTGACAGATCGTGACCGCAGGCGCTTCTAAGAATAAAGATCGCCCCATCCTGCGAGCTTTTCTTCTGGCCGGGGGGCTTTTAAGCACGGGACTCGCTGTTCTCGGCATTTTTCTGCCGCTGCTGCCCACCGTTCCCCTTCTGCTGCTGGCGGCCGCCTGTTTTGTCCGCAGTTCCGCGCGCCTGCATCGCTGGTTGTTGGAACATCCACGCCTTGGCCCTCTTGTTTCCGGCTACCTTGATGGAGAGGGCATGCCGCTGCGGGCTAAAGTCAGCGCTATCTTGTTGATCTGGATCTCCATTCCCCTTTCTGCCTGGCTGGTTCCGCTGCTCTGGGTGAGTGTTCTGTTGATTCTTTTGGGATTGGCGATTACAATTTACCTGCTGAGTCTACCGACGCTGGAGTGCTGAATTCTCTCGACAATTCTCTGAAATCTCATCCCTTTCCGTCTCCGGGGGTTGCCTCGATGCGGAGAAAGAGCTGCTTTTGTGGACAATCAGGAATATGACGATCAGAACCTCGAGCAATATTCCGAAGGTCTTCAGGCATTGCGCAAGCGGCGCCTGAGCCTGGGAATCCTGATTCTGATCTATGTCCCGGCGATCTGGCTGGCTTTGAAACTGGGTCAGTCCGATCGGGTTGCGGGGGTCGTGTTTGCCATCTGGATCCTGCTGGTGTGTGTTGCGGTGTGTTACACGGCTTTTGCCCGGTGCCCCAGGTGTGGCAATTATTTCCACATGAACGGATTTATCCCTCTGTATCTGCGCCGCTGCCTGCATTGCAACCTGCACGTCAATGCGGATAAGCAGAGCAGAAAGGGTTAATTCTCTTTCTGCTCACTTCCTCTGGCAAAGGGCGCTCCTCTATCGGGCCACGGCAGTTCGATGTAAACACGCGTCCCCTTCGTCGGGCGGCTTTCCACCCAGACCCGCCCCTGGTGTTCCTGCACGATATCCTGCACGATGCTCATCCCCAGTCCTGTTCCTTCCACTGCCGTGGTGGAGCTGTCCGCGCGGTAGAATTTGTCGAATATATGTTTGACCTCTGAGGCCTTCATGCCGATCCCCTCATCCTCAACCATGATCTGGTAGCCGTCCACCTTTGGGGCCCCGACAATGCGGATTCTGCCCCCGTCAGGGGAATATTTGATTGCATTTCCGACAATGTTCTCCAGGGCCTGCTCCAGTTTGTCCCGGTCGCAATCCAGAACAACCGGCTCCTGCGGCACGTCGACTTCAAATTGGTGGCGCCGGGAAAGGTTGCGTCCGAACGTGGCGGCTTCATGCAGAATATCATTGAGGTCGCAGGGGTGTTTCTCGAGAGGGATTTCTCGCCCCAGCTCAATGCGGCTGAGATCGAGCAGGTCATTGACGATGCGAGATAGAGACCAGGCTTTCTTGTTGATAAAGGTCGCAGCTTCGCGAAAGGTCTCATCGGGCAGATCGCGGTTTTCCAGCAATAATTCCGAGTAGCCGATGATCGATGCCAGCGGTGTGCTCAATTCGTGCGCCGCTGTGCAGATAAATTCGCTCTTGAGGCGGTCTACTTCCCTCTCTCCGGTGACGTCATGAATGATAAAGATCATCCCGGCAAACCCTCCGACGCGCGCTTGTATGGACGAGGTGCGGGCTTCCATAATACGTGTCCCCTTTCGGGTGGGGACCTCAAAATCGAATCTCTGGGAAATTTTTCTGTCATGGAGACTCTCGTCGATTTTGCGACGAAGCTGTTCGTAGGGAACAATCTGCTCAAATGATCGCATGACCGCATATCTCGGGGAAACCCCCAGAAATTCGGCGGCTGGATCGCTCAGCAACATAATGCGGCCATGGTTGTCGACTACGATCAGGATTTCCTCCACCGATGTCAGGACGCTGTCGATCCGGTTGCGGATTCCGCCGGCGACCATGTAGCCGACGGGAACAGCCAGCAGCACCATGATCGCAGCCGTCAACCCCGTCCAGTAGCCCATGTTGTTGATCGCCGCCTGCAGCCGGTACTGGCTGTCCATCAGGTCGCTTTCGTAATATCCTGCTCCGATGACCCAGTCCCAGGGTTCGAAGTAGGCAACCGCAACGATTTTTTTCCGCGGCTCGTCTTCGCCGGGATTTCTCCAGCGGTAATTGACGAATTCCACCGGGATAGGGGAGCCTGTGGGGGGATTTGCCTGCCTGAGCGCCTGCTCGATGATTTCACGAATAAAGTAGCGGCCGTCCGCGTCGACGCTGTCCCAGATATCCTCCCCATCGCGGGTGCCGTCTTTGGATATGATGTAGTGCCCCCGGTGTCCCCCTTTGCCGCCGAGAACGTAAACATAGCCGCTTTTGCCCACCACGATGTCCGCAATCCCTTTGCGTAAGCTTTCGAGGTTGTCCTGACGCACTCCGACATAAAGGGCACCCACGACATTCTTGCGGGCCTCATCCCACAGGGGGTGGTAGGCGGTGACATACCAGGCATTGACCACATAGGCTCTGCCCCGGTAGCTCTCGCCCTTGAGAATAGCTGAAACAACCGGGTCTGCTTCACCTTCGGGAGTCACGGCCGGGATATATGTGCCGATTGCGCGGCTGCCGTCTGTTTCCGCCACGTTGGTCGCCACGCGCAACATATCGCCACGGGGGTTCATCCGCTGGAAAAGGGTAACCGTACCCCCGACCAGGTTCTGAATATCGTCCACAATGGGAGTCGGATTTTCGAAGTCCTTGTTCCGGCCCAGCCAAGTGGAACCGATATACAGGCGTGGCAGGGTGATCGCCTGCTGTGACCCATCGTATTGGTTGCGCACCTGCCATTCGATATTCGGTTCGCGAAAATGAACGCTGCCGTGGGATTTCACAATATGGCGAGCGACCTGCAGGTTATGGTTGACGGTCTGCTGCAGGGCCTCCTGGGTCGAGCGGCACATCAGGTAGACATTGCGGGTGATTTTACGGGCCTCGCTGCGGGCTTGCCGGTCAATTTCCTGCACAAAGAACTGCTCAAGCGAGCTTTTGTGGTAAAGGGCTGTTGCCGTGGCGACCAAGGTCGTCAGAAGGATCGGAAGAATGGCCATCCAGGTGATTTTCAAACCGAATTTCATCATGGCGTAACCCCCAACAGGCAAGCATTCAAATCGCAGCAGTACATATCTGAAAGGATAACGGGTTTTTAAAGTTTTACGACGAGGCAATTGGGCTGCTCATGTTTTCTTGACAGTCGAAGTCGACACTGTAAAAATGCCACTTTTAATTATGGGACAATATTATAAAGCGTGATTGCCTGTATCGCTCTTAGGATCACATTTTTTATAGGGAGGTTGAGTTGCATGCGCATAACTCCAGCGTCTGAACTGCAGAATCGTGTCCACGCACTTCAAAGCCTGATGCAGGAGGCCGGCCTGGATGCCGTCCTGATGCTCCAGAGCGCGGACCTTTTTTATTTCACCGGCTCCATTCAGCAGGGTCTGCTCTATGTTCCGGATTCCGGCGACCCCATCTACATGGTGCGCAAGGACTACACCCGGGCTCGTATGGAAAGCGGCCTCAAAGAAATAGTCGCGTTCCGGAGTCCGAAGGATCTTCCCGGGATTCTCGCCGATTTCGGACGCAGCATGCCGAAGACGGTCGGCCTTGAACTCGATGTGTTGCCGGTGTCCCTTTACCAGCGGCTGCGCAAGGTTCTTGGCGATGCCCAGGTCGGTGACGCCACGCATCTGATACGTACAGTCCGGGCGGTGAAATCCGAGTACGAAATCGAAATCATGAAGGACGCCGCGCTGATGGTCGATCAGGTCTGCCAGCATGCCGCTGAAATCATCCGGCCCGGCATGACGGATCTGGAATTGGCCGCCGAACTTGAATTCACTGCGCGCAAGAAGGGGCATCAGGGTATTACCCGCATGCGGGGATTCAACTCCGAACTCTTCTACGGCCATATCTTTTCCGGGGCCGACAGTGCCGCGCCGGCCTACCTTGACGCGCCGCTGGGCGGTATTGGCGTCAACCCGTCCATCGGCCAGGGCGCAAGCTACAAACGGATCGAGGCACATCAACCGATCATTGTCGATTTTGCCGCCGCTTTCGACGGTTACCTGGTGGATCAGACCCGGATTTTCTGTATCGGCGAGTTGCCCGCCGACCTGCAGAAAGGCTATGACGACATGCTCGCTATTGAAAAACACCTCAAGCAGATCGCGCGGCCGGGTATCAGTTGGGGCGACCTTTACGAGAGCTGCTACAACCTGGCCTGTGAAATGGGACACAAGGAACATTTCATGGGAGCCGCAGGGGCTCAGGTTTCGTTCATCGGCCATGGTGTCGGCATCGAAGTCGACGAATATCCTTTTATTGCCAAAGGGTTCAAGGATCAGCTTCTGAAGGAGAAAATGACCTTCGCTTTTGAGCCCAAGGTTGTCTACCCCGGCAAAGGTGCGGTCGGCATCGAAAATACCTTTTGGGTGGAAGACGATGGTCTCAAGCACATTACATTTACCCGGGAAGAGGTTTTTATCATCGACTGACCACGACAGGCGGCGTTGCCACCGTCGATCATCATTACCTTTGGGGGGGGATTGTGATGACTGGAGATACAAAGGAGAGCTGTGTGCCTTATTGCGCTGACGAGCAAAACCACTGTCAGCAGCAGCCAGGCTGGT
Protein-coding sequences here:
- a CDS encoding MogA/MoaB family molybdenum cofactor biosynthesis protein — its product is MTAFRIAILTLSDKGARGEREDESGRILHQMSASLGTVDHYEIIADEADLITARLMEWCDCGELDLILTTGGTGVSPRDVTPQATQQVLDYEIPGMAEAMRAASLAKTPHAMLSRALVGVRGQTLIVNLPGSPKAVRENFEVILPALPHALAKLKGDPSDCAQ
- a CDS encoding PilZ domain-containing protein yields the protein MPKKILFAVSDPHKLGLSRGFYRRDEFKTTLCSDSREAYAIIEEDAPDLAVIEVNLPPWGGDSCCRRVKNDFLLQRTRIILLAPPKIEDEERCRDSGADAILPLTTAPDPLLATVRRLLGLPDPGRLAPRASIELKIRFRHLPHGDFCQGITVNLGTGGLFLQAEALYPRDSLIELVFPDLGKHQGKQATFTARVAWVNHPEWVLKPELPVGMGCEFIDLSLAEMTQLERFVSRHLSETTSAT
- a CDS encoding AMP-binding protein → MAQSLAFTMGSLLADIARRFPEHDALVYPDRGLRLTYREFDALTDRVAKGLLRMGIQKGDHVAIWATNVPQWVILQFATAKIGSVLVTVNTNYKSAELEYVLNQSDAKALFLGEGFKDTDYVETLYTVVPELKGTAAGALESAKLPFLKHAVFLGEGTPDGMLAYNELENMGRDISDDELDAVKNSLDRFEVINMQYTSGTTGFPKGVMLTHDNIINNGFQIGECMKFTENDRLCIPVPFFHCFGCVLAVMACVTHGTAMVPVETFNPEQVLKTIEAEKCTAVHGVPTMFIAELEHPNFRNYDLSTLRTGIMAGSPCPIEVMKRVIRDMNANEITIAYGQTESSPVITQTRTDDPIELRVATVGRALPNVEVKIVDIETGESLPPGKQGELCTRGYHVMKGYYKMPEETARAIDDENWLHTGDLAVMDENGYCKITGRIKNMIIRGGENIYPREIEEFLYTHPKISDVQVYGVPDRKYGEQVMAAVKIKDNVECSEDEIRDFCRGRIANYKIPTYVKFVDEYPMTASGKIQKFKLREMAIKELQLEDLESASTG
- a CDS encoding YbaN family protein, with amino-acid sequence MTAGASKNKDRPILRAFLLAGGLLSTGLAVLGIFLPLLPTVPLLLLAAACFVRSSARLHRWLLEHPRLGPLVSGYLDGEGMPLRAKVSAILLIWISIPLSAWLVPLLWVSVLLILLGLAITIYLLSLPTLEC
- a CDS encoding Cache 3/Cache 2 fusion domain-containing protein, whose translation is MMKFGLKITWMAILPILLTTLVATATALYHKSSLEQFFVQEIDRQARSEARKITRNVYLMCRSTQEALQQTVNHNLQVARHIVKSHGSVHFREPNIEWQVRNQYDGSQQAITLPRLYIGSTWLGRNKDFENPTPIVDDIQNLVGGTVTLFQRMNPRGDMLRVATNVAETDGSRAIGTYIPAVTPEGEADPVVSAILKGESYRGRAYVVNAWYVTAYHPLWDEARKNVVGALYVGVRQDNLESLRKGIADIVVGKSGYVYVLGGKGGHRGHYIISKDGTRDGEDIWDSVDADGRYFIREIIEQALRQANPPTGSPIPVEFVNYRWRNPGEDEPRKKIVAVAYFEPWDWVIGAGYYESDLMDSQYRLQAAINNMGYWTGLTAAIMVLLAVPVGYMVAGGIRNRIDSVLTSVEEILIVVDNHGRIMLLSDPAAEFLGVSPRYAVMRSFEQIVPYEQLRRKIDESLHDRKISQRFDFEVPTRKGTRIMEARTSSIQARVGGFAGMIFIIHDVTGEREVDRLKSEFICTAAHELSTPLASIIGYSELLLENRDLPDETFREAATFINKKAWSLSRIVNDLLDLSRIELGREIPLEKHPCDLNDILHEAATFGRNLSRRHQFEVDVPQEPVVLDCDRDKLEQALENIVGNAIKYSPDGGRIRIVGAPKVDGYQIMVEDEGIGMKASEVKHIFDKFYRADSSTTAVEGTGLGMSIVQDIVQEHQGRVWVESRPTKGTRVYIELPWPDRGAPFARGSEQKEN
- a CDS encoding M24 family metallopeptidase, whose product is MRITPASELQNRVHALQSLMQEAGLDAVLMLQSADLFYFTGSIQQGLLYVPDSGDPIYMVRKDYTRARMESGLKEIVAFRSPKDLPGILADFGRSMPKTVGLELDVLPVSLYQRLRKVLGDAQVGDATHLIRTVRAVKSEYEIEIMKDAALMVDQVCQHAAEIIRPGMTDLELAAELEFTARKKGHQGITRMRGFNSELFYGHIFSGADSAAPAYLDAPLGGIGVNPSIGQGASYKRIEAHQPIIVDFAAAFDGYLVDQTRIFCIGELPADLQKGYDDMLAIEKHLKQIARPGISWGDLYESCYNLACEMGHKEHFMGAAGAQVSFIGHGVGIEVDEYPFIAKGFKDQLLKEKMTFAFEPKVVYPGKGAVGIENTFWVEDDGLKHITFTREEVFIID